The segment ataAACCTTTCCATAGTCGTCATAGAGTTAAAGGAACTAAAGTtcgaaaaatcaaaagaatCCGATACAAGAACCCAAAGGAAAcccccaaaaatatacatatacttaagaATAATCGAAACAAACTCGATATTAATagcttggaaaaaaataaaaatcacaatgaagaaattatcaataattttggaagaaaatccACTACTACTGTCATGCCAAATCTCCTTCAAGAAACTACTTCTGAATTCGTGACTCGTCCTTTTGTACCTGCTTTTGGAGAGTTAGATGTGACACATTTCGATGATGAGTTAACTATACCAACATCATCAGCTCCTTTTGAAGCAACGCCAACAACAAGTACTAATCCAATACATCATCCAGATGAGAATACAACTCCTTTACTGGAATTGAATGATCATTTTGATTATGACACTGATCATCTTAATGAAGGTTTGTTTGTAACAAATCCCcctgaaaatgtaaatagtttAACTAAAACATCTACTGGAATACAACTTGAAGAAGAATTACCAATTGATGAAACGACAGCTTTATTGACCACAATTAAAACGACAACGTCATCTACAATTCCATTGGATCTAACAACGATAGCATCTACAATTCCATTAGAACTAACAACGATAGCATCTACAATTCCATTGGAATTAGAAACAACAGCAACATCTGTTGACACAACAAGAACTACAACAGCATTTACTACATTAGAAACTTCAACGAGTCCAAAAATATCTCATGAAAAAACAACTTCCAAAACACCTTTTAAACGATATCCTTTCAATCGTAAGCGGGTATCTTTGATTCGATCACGAAGGCCTTCGAAAAGTGATGAAACATCTAAAACTGAGCAAGAAAAGGAAACGAATTTAAATCATGGAACGCATTCTCCAGAAAGACCAaggttttttggaaataaaaaatcaaaaaccaatttGACCAATTCCGTACATGAAAGACTTTCGTCTGATTCCCTATCCTTAAGAATCAGAAATCGACAAAAATTGTTTggtcaaaaaaattcaagggtTTATTTTAACAACAGAGTCCGCTTCAATGAAAAGAGCCGTGAATCGACAACCACAACGACGACAACTACCACTACCACAACAGCTATGTATGATGATTTAAATTATAGGGATCCAATCTATGACGATAGCTACAATTTAGACGAAGATTACTACTATCAAGCACATATTGAGTctaaagtaaaaacaaatgaaggaaataaccGAGCTGTACTCTCGCTACTTGAGAAAGCCAAGGTATCTCCTCCAATAAATAGCATACTTAGGgggaaaaatgttcaaaaaacatTGTTGGATATCTCAAATAACGCCGACCACTCTGTAACCATTGATGTTGAGGACGAAATGTCTAATGAAAGGACATTCTTATCTCCAAAAGAGGATGAATATCATCCTGAAATTACAGAGCAACCTTCATCCAGGCCTATTCTTCATCAGAGAAATCATGAAATGAagcaagaagaaaaagaaattgaaagcCATTCGATAAAAAGTAATGTTCAAAATATAGATCCTGACACAAATGATTCAAATACTAGATTAAGACCTCTTACATCTCTGTTTGAAAGAAGCAGGCAGGATAGACctagatttttgttaaatcgAAAGTATCCTCGTCCTCCTAAAATTGGTAGTGTAAAACCTATCTTATTCTCACATACTAGAAGATATCCAACACAAAATACAAAAGAGAATAAGACCTCATTTAGTTATCCAACAACCGAGAGTAGCTCGACAAAAGAAACTACCTCCACATCGGCCTTTTCAGAAACAGTGTATACTGATGTACAATCCACTTCTACTATAATTGCTACCCCTTTGCCTTTATCACctgttataaatattagtgaatCTACACGGTCCCCAACCACCAGTACAACTCAACTGTCCACGTCGACAACAATTGTTTCCACAACAATAATGGAAACTACTCAAGAACCCACTTCAAGTTCTCCAGTGACTGTAACTACTACTCCCTCAATTGCCATGACCACCTTTACTTCAACCGAGGATTCAAAAATATCTCCAGAAAAGGAATTAATTCTTAAAGTTGAGCAAGAAAATCAACTTGATGAAtctaattcaaacaaaaatgaaagtatGATGGAAACATTGgacattgatgaaaatgactCAATGGAGATATTTGAAACAACTACCCAAATTCCTGACAGTTTTGGTCTCCTCGTATCACTAATGGATCATCTTAATCTTGAAGCCATTTTAACTTCCACAACACTTGGGTCATTTGAAGAAATGGAGTCAACTACTAAAAcaatcataaatttgaataaagataGCTCATTGGAAAATAACAACATGGATGAAGGTTTGGCATTCACAACCGATATCATTCCTGATACGACAATTTCCTTAGAAACAATAAGTCCAGACTTAACCAGAGGTCCCCTCACAACAACCTTAATTAAAACCACAAATTCATCAACTCTTATTGATGCCAGTTCAAAATCGACATTTAAAACCACAGATGTTCCATCTACTACAAAGGTTACGACTACAACAGGTCCTTCCACATTGAAGAACGTTGCAATCATCTCAACAACAGCAAGTACATTATCAACAACAATTTCTTCAACTGTGCCGACTACAATAACCACTacaacaacagctgaaacaacTACAACATCAACTACAACgacaacaacaactactacgACAACGACGACCACGACAACTACTACTACCACGACAACGCCGACGACAACGACAACTACCACGACAACGACAACTACCACGATAACTACCACGACAATGAAAACTACCACTACAACGACGACGACAATAACTACTgcatcaacaacaacaacggcAACAACTTCTACatcaacaacaactacaagcaTAGCTCCTACAACCAGATCATCATCAACAACAGCTTCTACTACCACAACCAGCACAGTAACAACCACGTTCTCCTCCAAACACACGGAAATAAAttctaatatgaataatgaaCATCCAACCTCTGAGCCAACTAACATCACTCCAAACATAGTAAATTTTCTCACATCTGAAAGCCCATTGTCATACTCTACACTTGATAACAATGAAAGAGTAATGGTTATTTTACCTGTTTCTTGGACGAGTAGTGATCCTACTATAAATGTTGTGAACCTTAAAGAAGATTCAACCACtcaatttcaaaacaattttgataaattgctGGAACAAAATCCTGAAATCTCAACTTTAATATCAACAAACGTAGAATATAGGACGGAATCATCATACAGTGTGAAAACATCTAGAACCAATTCAGAAAAGACTAATGAAAGCGAAGACGTCAGTTCAAAAGATCCAATAAAAGCTTCTTCCTCCCCGGATTTGTTAAATGAAGAAGATTTTCTTCCAAAACCCGTTACAGAAAACCCAATATTTGAATCCACATCTACAATGATGGCTTATGAAACAGTTACGTCTATCAAAGTAGACCGTTCTGAAGAAgagataatttcattttcacaTGATTCTGTTGAGCTGAGAGTCCCACAGAACTCTTTAACAACGCCATCGATCCAAGTTACAGAGATTACAGACAGATCTGTTGATACTACAATTACTAAAAACATTGACCAAGTGAACATAGAATCAATAACAACTCAATCTACGCCCATATCTGAAGTAGAGACGACAGAAGCTCCCAATAAATCATTCGAAGaaactacaattaaaataagtttagaaCAGGATAGCAATTATTCCAATGCTGTAGAGGCTTCAACATTGGGTATAGCTCCAATTTTTGAAACAACTACTTCAACAACTGAAGACAAAATTAGCACTTCCATTGGAACGACAGTTCCTACCCCTATATCTTCAACTATTTCCACCACGACAATCATTGTTACTGAAACAACAACTACGACAGTATcatctacaacaacaacaacgacagTATCATCTACCACACCCACAACAACATCTACTACCACTACCACAGCAACATCTACGGCAACCACCACAACAACAACATCTACTACTACAACTTCAATCCCAGATGTAGTAACTGATACCACATCTACTGTAACTCCTATTGTTGTTGAAGTAATCACGGAGACATCGACGACAAGGAGGCCAAGATTTATTAGTCGAAGAGATAGAATTAGAAAGAAGCTTCAAGCTCAAATCAAAGGTGAAGATCCTCAACTATCATTAATTAGTCTCATCAACGCCAATAGCAAAAGAACATTCCCTTCAAAATCCCCATTGAAGAAGTCGCTTTTTGACAAATCGTCCTCTCTCACTTTTCTTCCTAGTGGACTTGTTcagaaagaagagaaaaaaattgatttaaagagTGCAGTAAACAGACGAAACCAGCTATTTAAAAAGAGACTTAATAAAGATAGGCCGAGTTTTGGATGAGAGATTTACAGATAAATTTAGTTCCATTCAGTCAAAAGCTATATgtataatagttaaattatttaatggagGATTCATTTGCAAATCCAATTATTTTCATGACCCTTTTACtatagaaattttataaattttgttctgTAAATCCTTTGTCTTTATTAAGACTAGTTTTTTTTGTGCTTCATGCTTAGTTGTTATTTAgtacctatatatttaaatatttgtatgtgtaTTCTGGTCTATTTTGACTATCTCctcattgataaaataattcagaataaataaatgtcaatttttcaCTATGAGTCATGTGTATATTATTCCATGGATTAAGCTAAACGGATGATGTATTATTTacttacttaatatatatgacGACTAGAATGGACACatggtagagtgcaaaacctctgCTTAAACTCAAATTGAGTAATGTACCTCAGTATATTCCAAAGTGTTAGtcaattatccattttttttacgatttgtgttaccttgaccactcaaaatttaatggccccTAACTATGAcgatatataatcttcgtaccaagtttgtcCAAAATCGATATTTTAACCGATCTTTCAAAAAGACAAGATACCTAAAATTTAAAGTAGGATGTGTGTGACTATAAcgtgcttaaaaaataaaaaatcccaaatgtattttgttgtgagctgtCGGTTCCCTCGTCTCAATTGaaacgtcatggctatttcataatttatttattttgataaataaaagaagtaatcatTTTACTCACCTTATGATCCATTTCGTAAAGGACAGGAATGCAATTTCTTGATGATCCCTGGTCGactatatatattagagtgtaCCATAGAGATCACAATCCTATTCTCTCCtaggacaaattacaattttactgaggaggatagtagcattgaatatttgaagaggttgcctgttttcgaaaatatgatGTCAAATCATACCCTCTATGGTACCGCTACAGTTAATTTCATTCCCACCGAATTCATCCGCTatcttttcattcctagtaatttcattcgcagtaaattcattcccgtacatttcattcccactttgaagagggatatttagtgacgtaatATGGCTTATGTTTCTAtactagttagtagtttttgtgtagggtTGTAGAGGGAGGGCTTGAAAGTCGGCAGtcggcactggagatgagtgatgattaagattgataattttgttaaggATACAAAAAGCGTGCGAGaggaagggaagaaatacttatggtatcattgtccattgactaaaataataaacatcttcctctatctAGAACGTTATTAATTCCcgtctttattattaaatattaatataatattagtaaggttgataattttggtaagaatacaaaagcgtgcgaggagaagggaagaaataccgatggcatcattgattaaataatatacatcttcttctatcaagaatggtatcattcccacctttattattcaatattaatataatattagatgctgatagtcgatagagaactgaataaaaatcctaGATAACTTCGCCTTCTCTCTGGATTTCGgtaaatggaggcccaggaattcgGAAAATACTTATCCGATGAGAAatagatggcttgtcggatttgttgatataaatgcGCCTTTAGTCCcttgtctagaattacacgccactcattatcctcatctcatataaAGAGtctggatattcatctataaaatcaagttaacgatgaatacttcaagtcagactttaactttgatctaacaaagatgcttattgcatgtaatataaccttatccattgctaatcatccaatgttcaaaaaaattatggagaaatacacgggtaaattcttccattccgaggagccatcattaattaatggagaatgttggtaattatgtcatttatagaaatatcccTATTgtaattgtgaagttaagataattttcaacatgtttagagtcatccacactaaattacgaaatggaactctgaattttgtaccatctaacagtaagtattcttttcttttttttaattttaatcataaaatattattctattttagctaaaattatcaagaattatgatacacaactcattaaatcgCAAAAAAAAAGTGGTGAAATGGTCACAACATTGGGgcagtagctttggatggttcgcaactagtttgtctgacattagcttcttcacttaaagacttgggtatgatcattagtaaatattaaatagtaaataaatattactttttcatagctaggattagctatggttgataagctccaaaaaatggtgttcaaaaaaactcataaaaggcaaaaacaactgcttaaatgggcacaacaacgggggtagttgcattgggtgtaacattataattagcaattgtgcgaatccttcatgataatagcaTGTTATtttacaagcataaataacgggggggatcc is part of the Lepeophtheirus salmonis chromosome 7, UVic_Lsal_1.4, whole genome shotgun sequence genome and harbors:
- the LOC121121279 gene encoding uncharacterized protein produces the protein MWNNPKYFSLFRFAIIGILLHLSSGTFLLNTSSSRPKRQNEGSSNIDCRESPTIFNYPDPEDCSIFYQCSVWTGIKKKTCGSLFFNPESQICDWPHKVSRLRPECSFQQESRTPHQSPQFSPYTPPSTTSSPFKSTQPRQIAFDSGRLEQPRAIVNDDYPFETDSSIVIHSRTVPNDLHKNSRDSSQRFVLTPVINNNPIFPHSPKAYPILSKSPISNIREPPPPLPISHTTFEQVDTHSLETTPSIYTTTTPQTTISTTQISITTTNEPLDFGFPPKRLMYFPQPIWTTPSPIPELDFAFPPKSKIGFPTAPPYEFSTQTTESLQVEDQHILQEDPILENVHQNSFETLKIDNVVTPNSIIYEDKPFHSRHRVKGTKVRKIKRIRYKNPKETPKNIHILKNNRNKLDINSLEKNKNHNEEIINNFGRKSTTTVMPNLLQETTSEFVTRPFVPAFGELDVTHFDDELTIPTSSAPFEATPTTSTNPIHHPDENTTPLLELNDHFDYDTDHLNEGLFVTNPPENVNSLTKTSTGIQLEEELPIDETTALLTTIKTTTSSTIPLDLTTIASTIPLELTTIASTIPLELETTATSVDTTRTTTAFTTLETSTSPKISHEKTTSKTPFKRYPFNRKRVSLIRSRRPSKSDETSKTEQEKETNLNHGTHSPERPRFFGNKKSKTNLTNSVHERLSSDSLSLRIRNRQKLFGQKNSRVYFNNRVRFNEKSRESTTTTTTTTTTTTAMYDDLNYRDPIYDDSYNLDEDYYYQAHIESKVKTNEGNNRAVLSLLEKAKVSPPINSILRGKNVQKTLLDISNNADHSVTIDVEDEMSNERTFLSPKEDEYHPEITEQPSSRPILHQRNHEMKQEEKEIESHSIKSNVQNIDPDTNDSNTRLRPLTSLFERSRQDRPRFLLNRKYPRPPKIGSVKPILFSHTRRYPTQNTKENKTSFSYPTTESSSTKETTSTSAFSETVYTDVQSTSTIIATPLPLSPVINISESTRSPTTSTTQLSTSTTIVSTTIMETTQEPTSSSPVTVTTTPSIAMTTFTSTEDSKISPEKELILKVEQENQLDESNSNKNESMMETLDIDENDSMEIFETTTQIPDSFGLLVSLMDHLNLEAILTSTTLGSFEEMESTTKTIINLNKDSSLENNNMDEGLAFTTDIIPDTTISLETISPDLTRGPLTTTLIKTTNSSTLIDASSKSTFKTTDVPSTTKVTTTTGPSTLKNVAIISTTASTLSTTISSTVPTTITTTTTAETTTTSTTTTTTTTTTTTTTTTTTTTTTPTTTTTTTTTTTTTITTTTMKTTTTTTTTITTASTTTTATTSTSTTTTSIAPTTRSSSTTASTTTTSTVTTTFSSKHTEINSNMNNEHPTSEPTNITPNIVNFLTSESPLSYSTLDNNERVMVILPVSWTSSDPTINVVNLKEDSTTQFQNNFDKLLEQNPEISTLISTNVEYRTESSYSVKTSRTNSEKTNESEDVSSKDPIKASSSPDLLNEEDFLPKPVTENPIFESTSTMMAYETVTSIKVDRSEEEIISFSHDSVELRVPQNSLTTPSIQVTEITDRSVDTTITKNIDQVNIESITTQSTPISEVETTEAPNKSFEETTIKISLEQDSNYSNAVEASTLGIAPIFETTTSTTEDKISTSIGTTVPTPISSTISTTTIIVTETTTTTVSSTTTTTTVSSTTPTTTSTTTTTATSTATTTTTTSTTTTSIPDVVTDTTSTVTPIVVEVITETSTTRRPRFISRRDRIRKKLQAQIKGEDPQLSLISLINANSKRTFPSKSPLKKSLFDKSSSLTFLPSGLVQKEEKKIDLKSAVNRRNQLFKKRLNKDRPSFG